The Falco biarmicus isolate bFalBia1 chromosome 1, bFalBia1.pri, whole genome shotgun sequence DNA segment ACTGAGTTGtgtctgctggtgacaaaaccTAACGTGTTCTGCCACCTGTGAGTAACTCGTTACTGTTATTATTCATCCCTTCGCAGAAAGAACAGCACTACTCCGAGCAGCACTCCTCCTTGGTTAACAAGGCCTACCAAACCCTGCTGGACCCGCTGAGCCGCGGCCTCTATCTGGtaagggctggggctgggtctTGCCCACGCTGCTGTAACTGACCACCGGTGGTCAGCGATGGAACCGGACTTTGACTCCATCATTGACATGCTAATTTGTGTTCCTCCAAAGAAGAGGATTACCAGGGATCGAAAGGAGTCCAAAACCAAGCTtgtctgaaaaattaattggcttttcccctcttttctttaACGTTTTACTAGTTATTACCATTTCATTTGCCACTCATGTTAGCACTAATTTGTTTCCTGCATCACGTGTTGTGTTTGGACACACACATTTCCTTAGAAATTTCAGTCTGGCCCCTGGCAGCCTTCATTaaggttttttttgctttgcttaactGCTGATTTATGGTCTGCCTATGGAGTTAATTTCAGGACTGACTCTGTTCATGCACATTTCATGGAATAAAGCGGAAGTTTATCAGATATGAATCTGAGTGAGCCCCATTAAAAGACTGAATAGTCAAGAAAATCATTCACACAGAAATAGATGCGAGAACGCCTATTTCCAAATTCCCATTTTCTTCACCAGCTGGAGCTGAATGGAGTGGAGCCGGCACAAGAGACAGACTGTGATGCGGACTCAGAGTTTCTCACAGAAATCATGGAAATTAACGAGAAATTAGCGGAATCTAAAAATGAGGATATCCTTGAAGAAATTGAAACTTTAATTAAAGGTATGTTATGATTTGAGGGTTTTGTACAGACCTAACTTACTGTATCTTGTGCGATATGAGATCCTTCTGAAGACTCGTAACTTTTTCAGTGTTATTTCTTCTAGTATCTCTAACTCGCGTTAGTCTTGAATTGACTCACTGCAAGAGCTTCCTGCCCCCAGAAAAAAGCCTGTTCCAATTCATGCTGCTTAAACATCAAGCCTGGCTTGAGAAGATCTGTATAACGATACCTGTTCTGATAGCAAAATGAGTGTGTATATATTGACTGTAAAAGGGAATTTACTCAACCTTCAGTAGATCGGGACAAGTAGACTGTTCCAGAAGAACCACTCATGAAGCTTAACAAAGTGTTTGACTGACCATGTTAAATAATGTCATTTGTACAGATGTTGTATTTCTTTCACCTTCTTCAACGTAGCAACCATTATGTTAAGTGGTTACTATCCTTATACAAGCATCTTTATTGTTTATGATGTTGGTGACACCTGAAACATTGAGTTTGTTGCTGTATTTAATTCTTTGCAGTAACAGTAGTGTGCCAAAAGCAATTAGAATAACTAGAATAAAACCTAAGTagaatagaagaaaattaattgcagCAGGGTAAACTGATAGACAAAAGTGAGTTAGTGCCCATTGATTTGTATTGCAGTTGTTGCCTGTACACCcatttaaacaaagaaatacagctgtttgaaactgtaattaaaaaaattgacagCGATATTATGAAAAGCAGTCTTAGCTCCCAGAGGACTATGAGACTAGTAATTAAGTTTCCCACAGCAGACAATGCAGTAGTATTGAATATATGAAGTATGTAACaaaaagtgaataaaataatttgttttacagTTAAACAAGAAGAACTGACCAAAGAGGTGACTGCAGCTTTTGAAAGAGGTAGCTATTTCTGTAAAGTATTTAGCTGCCATACATAGCAGTTAGAAATGCTTAAAAAGCCACATTCTCTTATTGGCAAATATTTCCTGAactacagaacagaaatactgcaTAAACAAGTGTTCTTTGTTTGGTATTTAGAATAAATACTTCTAAGCTGACCTTTCTGCTGATCTGGGAAATTCAGGacctcacattaaaaaaaaaaaatagaaaagttgTAATTAATTCAATTTGCATCAAAATGACTGCTTCAGGTGGGAATGCAGATCCTAAGAAATTGTGTCCCAGAATACTGGGAAGGACAGACTCTGCTTTTAGTCAAACTTAGCACCTGTTCTGAGGTGTCAGACTTGAATTTGGGAGATCTTGTTCTGCAGAGTTGAAGCTGTCAGCAGAGTAGCAGGTGCTGTTCTTTGCAGTGAAAGTCAAGGCAGAACAATCCTGCTGCTTACCACTGATGCTGTGTGGCAAGAAAAGACCTGATGCCCCATTTAGTCTAAGGTTTGGGGGCCTTCCTGGGCACTACTCAACATAACTTTAGTCCACAACCAATTGATCAGCAGGAGCTTGAACCATTCCAGACTAGTTTCCTACTCTGGGAAGAAACCTTTACATTTCTTTCCCGGGTCTCAGAATGctttcattgctttcatttaTGTAGCAGCATGTTGTAATTGTAAAACATCAAATATCAAAAGCATCAAAAGTAGTGCTGGCTGGGCCTGCACATGAGGAATTCCTCCCTTAAGATCCATCACTCTTTGTACTACAAGAGTTAAGGATTCTGTTGTGTCTGTCCTTTTCAATAGGTGATAAACCACCTTTCCCCTCCAGTTGTTTCATTAAGGAGAAACTTGTTTCAGAATCAGTTTTGGCATTGACACTATGCATTTCTAAATTGTACATTGTCATATGTTCTGTGGAACCCCTCAGCAGCAGGGTTTAATAGTGGATGGGTCCTTACAACTTGTAGCTCTGAGTAGTGAAATGGGCGCTGCCCTTGAAATCTTCACATTCATTTTGAAACGAAAATTCCCCTGTGTAAACTagtaatgttttatttcatttcagatgatCTTCAAGAAGCTAAGAAGCTTTTAGccaaaatgaagtattttgcaAACTTAGAGGATAAACTAAAGAACAAGAAGATCCCTCCCTGATACTGCTTCctttaagaattattttcaattaaacaGCTGATTTCACtaccaaaatgagaaaaatggtGTTTGCTTcctacattttcattaaaagttttaattctgagagaaggaagataaacataaaagaaatcCAGCGCTTACTGTAGCACTTACTAAGTAACAGAGGTAATCAAGAAATACTTACAAACCAGGAAAAGTTGGAGTAAGGTAGAACTAGTGTCCTAGCAGTTACAGGTACAGAAATGAGTATCAGAGGGGCACGCAAACACCACCTTCGTGATTAAGATTTCTTACTTTTTGACTACACTAAAGaatgaagaatttattttaagttgaGAAAGTCCTGGACAGATGGGGATTAGGCAGAAAGCTCATTCAACAGGTCCTTGGAGCTCTCTGTAGTCCCCCTTGCATGTGTTCTATCAGACCATGTTGGAAAACCTTTTAAGGGTGAGAAGTATTTAATTCCTATCATCTGTCCTCTGCTACTCTGTGCTTTTTGTGATGTTGACCTCAGTCTGCTGGGAATTGACCTTCAAAACTGGAAGCCATGTTACCCTTCTGTTAAAAGGGCTAACTGTTAACTGTTGCACAGTTTAAAACATTAAGATGCTaggttagggaaaaaaaaacccaactcaaaTGCCAGAAACTGTTTTATTAGTATAAGTACCCTTCCAGGAAACAAGTCTTTCTAATAAAATTTATTACAAATAACAGTAATTCAGATAGGTGCTGTACTGTCTTTGTACAGTTACGGTAGTAGGACTAGATGAGGAATGTCCTTAAATCTTTGAAAGATGCAAGTGACAAGGGGCAACTAAATACCCCAATTACATATAAACTAGAATATTTCAAATACCAGTTTCTCGGTAGGTCAGTTCCTGTTTGGGCTTTAACGCCTCAGAATATTTTAGTCAAAGTATTAACATATGCTTGATTACATGAACTGAAGAAGGGGCTTAGAAATCTAAAAGCTACCAAACAGCCTGAAGAAATCTGCTGCGGGGAGGAGTTCATTGAACACCCTCTCCTGGCATTTCTGCATCCCTGCGACATCAAGTTGTAGCTAAACATCCAATCTTCTACGTCTAGTATGTTGTTAATAGTGTTTCAGCAATATATGttttaacagcatttcagaGATTAACTTGCCTTTAATGAAACTTCCTTTAAATATACAGGAGGATTTAATAAGCTACTTGTTCATTTGCAGTAAAATTCTGTAACAGCAGTGAAGTTACAcagagttttttttaaattcgTCATGGAATTGTTGTCTTTCATAAagctctgtttccttttttctggtatttcttccaaaattaaGCTTGTGAAATTCCTTTTTGATTTccagaaaagatttattttttgtctcaGGAATTACGAAGAAGAGGAACACAGCAACTAAGGAGCACTCCG contains these protein-coding regions:
- the HSCB gene encoding iron-sulfur cluster co-chaperone protein HscB isoform X2, whose protein sequence is MQAALRRGLGRAPRVLRAAEAAPRPRCAPPAPRCWSCGGALPGGAGLPRFCPDCRALQPPAPRPDLFRLLGCDRSFRLDVQQLQRRFRSLQRALHPDRFGRRPPKEQHYSEQHSSLVNKAYQTLLDPLSRGLYLLELNGVEPAQETDCDADSEFLTEIMEINEKLAESKNEDILEEIETLIKDDLQEAKKLLAKMKYFANLEDKLKNKKIPP
- the HSCB gene encoding iron-sulfur cluster co-chaperone protein HscB isoform X1; protein product: MQAALRRGLGRAPRVLRAAEAAPRPRCAPPAPRCWSCGGALPGGAGLPRFCPDCRALQPPAPRPDLFRLLGCDRSFRLDVQQLQRRFRSLQRALHPDRFGRRPPKEQHYSEQHSSLVNKAYQTLLDPLSRGLYLLELNGVEPAQETDCDADSEFLTEIMEINEKLAESKNEDILEEIETLIKVKQEELTKEVTAAFERDDLQEAKKLLAKMKYFANLEDKLKNKKIPP